The sequence TATCTGAGGTATGactaatgtgtttttttctctctctgtagaTCCTGATTTGGAATCTGGAGATTGGGGAGCCGGTGAAAATGATTGACTGCCACACAGACGTGATCCTCTGTATGTCATTTAACACAGAGGGGAGCCTGCTGGCCACCAGCTGCAAGGACAAGAAGCTCCGCGTCATTGAGCCCCGCTCTGGCAAAGTGCTGCAGGTGTGGATTGAGTGCATTTAGTCTTACAGTATATGCACTCAGACACTCATAGTCATGAGTAAATAGACAGACTCATGGCAAATTTCAATCACATTCCTTATATTGTCTTAAACTGACTTCATTCTGCAatctgcattaaattgattaaaaagtatagtaaagacatttataatgttacaaaaaaattctatttaaaataaatgctgtttcaaATCAGCCTATTTAGAAAGGTTTCTGaacgatcatgtgacactaaagactggagtaatggctagtgaaaattcagctttgccattgcagcaaaaaataacattttaaaatatattaaaatagaaaacagttattttaaattgtaatattatttcacaaaacatcttaccaaccccaaaatattttaaccttatatatttttatttaaccatACACATGGAATGAAACATATTTTTTACTCATTGACATCCAGAGGGAAAATATCAATCATCACCGTGAATTTTTGGAATAACCATGTTTTTGTACATGTACTATTGTGAAAATCGTTTGCATAACTGAAGTTTtcgcttgtttttgttttatattgtcaagcaggaGGCAAACTTTAAAAACCACAAAGTGAACCGTGTTGTGTTCCTAGGCAACATGAAACGACTCCTAACGACAGGTGTGTCTCGCTGGAACACACGCCAGATTGCTCTCTGGGACCAGGTGAGAACAACCTATTTGTCTGGGTCAGGTTTTGACCTGAACAAATGTCCTACATTGTAGGACCAGCCAAAGGTTCCTAGGAGAAATACAaattaataaacagaaaatattgtctcaattaaaatgtaaatgtaaaatataatgtgtgtgtgtgtgtgtgtgtgtgtgtgtgtgtgtgtgtgtgtgtgtgtgtgtgtgattaattCCCAAAACTCATCCAGAAATACACATTGTCCCTGATGTCTGCATTACCCTAAAGATTAACCGCTGAAAGTCATTATGTTTTCTTCTCAGCATATTCCCTGTAATTATTGTGTGATAATCACATTCATTGTTCTGTGTAAGTGTAGCTAAACAGCTACATTCAGCTGCACTGGAGAGAGAATTTGGGTAAAGAAGCTGGTTGCTTTGCTCTTCGTACATTGATAGGGTTCTGAGAAAGTCCTCTATCTCAAAATAAtttgtgaaaagaaaaaaaaatcttcaaatcTGGGTTCAAAGATATTTGTCTCTCATGACAGGAGGATCTGTCCATGCCCATCATTGAAGAGGAGATTGACGGCCTGTCAGGACTGCTTTTCCCTTTTTATGATGCAGACACACATATGCTCTACTTAGCAGGCAAGGTACACATTACTCCATACTGATAAGGATTCTTACATGCTTGTAAATatgcactttcttcaaaattttGGCATCAGTAAGATGgcatcagcacaactgttttcaacactgataagaaaatttcttgagcaccaaatcagatcatgtgacactgaagaatggagtaaagatgctgaaaattcagctttgcatcacaggaataaattaccttttaaaatgttactgtttttactgtaattctgatcattttttttagctTTGAACTGTTGAACATGTATATTAGAAATATACTGTATGAgatgtataaatatattgtgTTTCAGTTAAATACTGAAAAGCCACATTGATGATCAGTAGGGTATCCATTATGTTGATATTGCAATTACTTGAATGGACTGCCatcacaaatgatcaccttagAAAAAAGTAGTAATTGTCTTTGCACTGAATAAGATGGTATAATTGTAGGGTGATGGGAACATCCGGTACTATGAGATCAGCCCGGAGAAACCCTACATGCAGTATCTCATGGAGTTCCGGTCCCCTGCACCACAGAAAGGCCTCGGTAAAACTCAAATTCTCACCATTCAGTGATAACACTATGCCAGCAACCTCTgtaaaatgaagtaaaaaaaaccTTGCAAATTAACCCTagaatgcaataaataaataaacaaacaaacaataataaaaccCCAAAACACCTACGTCAAATCACTCGTATAGGATTCAATGGTTTTTTTCATAGAAAGGCAtcctgttttattttaatttgtgtaatCATTTAAGATtatgtttataaatatatttttaaatattttaattatgtttaCTACATTTGTTCACTttgaaaacattcaaaatgttatttgtgaacttgtgaacttaaagggttagttcacccaaaaatgtcatttattacttaccctcatgctgttccacacccgtaagaccttcgttaatcttcagaacacaaattaagatattttagctgaaatccgatagctccgtgatgcctccatagggagcaatgacacttcctctctcaagatccataaaggtactaaaaacatatttaaatcagttcatgtgagtacagtggttcaatattaatattataaagcgacgagaatatttttgatgcgccaaaaaaacaaaataacaacttatttagtgattgccgatttcaaaacactgctttatgaagcatcggagcataaatgaatcagtgtgtcgaatcatgattcagatctcgtgtcaaactgccaacggctgaaatcacatgactttggcgctccgaacaggagattcgacacactgattcatctgtgctccgatgcttcctgaagcagtgttttgaaatcggccatcactaaataagtcgttatttagtttttttggcgctccaaaaatattctcgtcgctttataatattaatattgaaccactgtactcacatgaaccgatttaaatatgtttttagtaacgttacctttatggatcttgagcgaggaagtgtccattgctccctatggaggcctcacggagccatcggatttcaactaaaatatcttaatttgtgttctgaagattaacgaaggtcttacgggtgtggaacaacatgaggggaagtaataaataacagaattttcatttttgggtgaactaaccatttaaaataagtaGGCCTATAAGGAATACAGTATTAagaaatgaaattatttttattgacaaaaatggtaacactttacaataaggttccattagttattacagtatttgtgttattgttagttaataaaaatacaactgttcattgttagttcatgtcagctcaggtccattaactaattttaacagacacaacttttgattttaatagtaTATTagttagtaaatgttgaaattaacataaaatatggattaataaatgttttagaagTCATTTTCACTATCAGTTCATGtaaactaatgtagttaaagagttagttcaccccaaaatgaaaattctgtcattaattactcaccctcatgtcattccacacccataagactttcgttcatattcagaacacaaattaagatatttttgatgacagaactctatcagatttccttccattgaTTGCctttgcaactaccactttgacgcttcaaaaacatcataaagagattgtaaaactaatctatatgaatcgagcggtttagtccaaattttctgaagagaatccatcgcttgttatgatgaacagatttaatttagcctTTTACTGGCATGTAAAcactgatcagcgaacataagcagaagcttaACCGAACCTGAAtaacgcacaagaacaaacctcttccggaggcttaaatgtgctgtgtaaccaatgaggttcattctcgtatGTTACGCAGcagtttgagcttccggaagaggtttgttctcgtgcaTCGTTCAagttcagttgagcttctgtttatgttcgctgatcaaggTTTATATTcaagtaaaagcctaaattaaatctgttcattataAAAAATGATCGAGTCTCTTTAGAAATGTTTAACTAAACCACTtgactttttgaagcatcaaagtggtagttgcaaaggcagtctatggaaggaaatctgacagcgttctgtcatcaaaaagatgaatgaaagtcttacaggtttgaaacgacatgagggtgagtaattaatgacagaattttcattttggggtgaactaaccctttaactaatgttaacaaatgaaaacatATTGCAAAGTGTTACCACGAAAATTTTCAGAATCACACCCTATCCTTATGCAGTCTAGGGTTAAAATTGGAACTTTGAATGTATAACTTTTTATGGATAGCACTTTTATTTTCTCAGTAGTTTCTCCTATAATAAACCAGCAATGTATTGTGTTATGATCTCTTCCATATCAAGACAAAACCAGCAATAAGCATGTCAATGAGTGTCTAATGTTCAACTTCTCATATGTGTGTTCTGATAGGAGTGATGCCGAAGCATGGACTAGATGTAGGAGCGTGTGAAGTCTTCAGGTTTTATAAGTTGGTGACTCTAAAGGGCCTGATTGAGCCAATCTCTATGATCGTGCCTAGAAGGGTGAGCATAAGCACCATGAAGATATTAGTTCACAGTCCACGGTTCCCAGTTAAATGAATCATTGAGAGTTCCACTGAAGGAAGAGAGAAATGTGTGCTAGACAGTAGACACATCCTTTGTATGAGGTCTCAGGTTATAGTTGTGTATCCTGACAAAAAAATTTAAGCAAGCCATCTGACAGGATGAAGGAATCCATCACCTCTCTGTTGCTGGTTTAACTGCCGCCTCAGTGAGATGAGAGTAGTCAGCCGTGTAATAACCTCCAAGTGAGACACAGCCTGTGTGTTTTGTGCTCTGTACAGAATGGGCAGTGGCAGGTTGGCCCATTATTGGTAAGGCTTTGAAAACAGTGGGAAGGACAGCGTCCTTTCAACCCTacaattttaaaacacacaaacacagaaatCTAGTGCGTATTCTATCCTTCATGACATTGGAGAAATAGGCTGTTGCCCAGCCAGCAGTTTAACCCAGGGGATGACAAGAAGGGGCTTGAGTGTTCTCTGTAAATTTGGGAGGGGAAAAAATTATACAATGCATTTAACAGTGTATgcaaatgtatatatacacacacacatacagtcaaaccaacaattattcagatattttttatatatttttactagtgggtgcaggacactatagttcatttatataagtgaggatagcaaaataaagtaaactgtgacatattatacccaaaaattcttcatacagtggactaccagtaaaaaaaaattattcagacactttgacctgaccatgttttgcttaagtgtcatctgacataattaaaataatttttttctgacacagtttatcTCTGAGATCTtgccatattttattaccatttttttaaactatagtgaataacctctatattaatgaatgaaatgttcaaggtgtctaaatacattttggtttgactgtatatacatCTGTATGCTGCAAGGAatgatatatatacagtgccctccacaattattggcacccttagtaaatatgagcaaaggtggatgtgaaaataaatctgcattgtttatctttttgatctttcattcaaaaaattagcaaaattctaacctttcattgaaggaagacagttggggggaaactcacattatgaaattaatgtttttctccaatacatgttggccacaattattggcacccctagaaattcttatgagtaaaatatctctgaagtatattcccattcatatttacatttttttagcacaccagagtgactaggagcatgaaattgtccagaaatgacttcctgttccacaggaatataaacatgaggaaacacaaatgccaaattgggggttggggggggggggggggaggtCCTCTGCAAAATCCTCTGCTCttatccagaaacaatctccagcatattcagttgtcagacaagactggaacttcaaacgggatcggcttctatggtcatatgaaactaaaaaaagagctttttggcagcaaacccaccagatgggtttggtgcacacatggataaaaagtaccccatgcccacagttaaatatactgctggatctttaatgttttgggcctatttttctgctggaggtcctggacatcttgttcagatacatggtatcatggattctatcaaataccaacagataaaaaatcaaaacctgactgcttctgctagaaatcttataatgggctgtggttggatcttccaccaggacaatgatccaaatcaaatccaacacaaaaatgggtcactgagcacaaaatgaagcttctgccatggccatctcagtcctctgacctgaaccctaaagaaaatgagtggagtgaactgaagagaagaagcaccaacatggagctggaatctgaaggatctggagggattctgtatggaggaatggtctctgatctcttgtcaggtgttctccaaactcatcaggcattataggtgaagactcagaactgttatcttggcaaaaggaggttgcaaaaagttttgaataaaagggtgccaataattgtggccaacgtgttttggagaaaaacatttatttcataatgtaagtttccccccactttcaattattttccttaaatgaaaggttataattttgtgaattttttgaatgaaagatcaaaaggataaacaatgcagatttattttcacagctgcttttgctcataattactaagggtgccaataattgtggaggaaACTGTATTCTTGAACATCTGTATGCTGCAAggaatgattttatatatatatatatatatttatttatatatatatatatatatatatatatatatatatatatatatatatatatatatatatatatatatatatatcattccTTGCAGCATACAGATGTTCAAGAATAGTTATGTATTATATACTTTCTATAATggaattatattttgaaaagctgctttgaaaaatgtataattaatatttatttaatactgtAAATTAATTTTGGAAACAACACGTTTACTAATTTATCACACAACATATATTCTTTATACCTTAGCTAAGGGGCTCATCATATTTCAGAGTCCCAGGtattaaaagttttgaaaaccCCTGGTTTTACTCATACCCAAAGCACTTACTAATTATGTTTTATCTGTAGCAGAAACCTTTAAAAAATAGCAAACCCACATAAACCTGTAAGAATAAGGTCATGAATGCCTGGGATTATTTTCACTCAGTTACCTTTTCATCCAAAGGTTTCATCTAATGAACACAGTGATAATGGTGTGCTTTCTGTGACCCTCTGGAGTCCATGTAGTTACTTAGACTGAAAATTGACCTGTCCAGATCCTTGTTACTATCACCTTATGCTAAAagtgtaaaaacagtaaataaaaacCCTCTTTCTTTTCAGTCTGAAACATATCAGGAGGACATATATCCTATGACTCCCGGGACAGAACCTGCTCTGTCTGCTGATGAGTGGCTCAGTGGAATCAACCGAGGTAAAGACCTGCACTTATTTTCAgataaaaactatttaaaaaaccAAAGGCTGAAATTAAACTAATCCATGTATGCATGTATACGTCTAGGTCCAGTGCTCATGTCCTTAAAAGAGGGCTACAACAGACCCAACAAGCTGGTGTTCAAGGCCCCCGTAAAGGAGAAGAAGGGTGGAGTGGTCAATGGGATTGACCTGCTAGAAAACGTGCCTCCCCGTACAGAGAACGAGGTGTTACCTTGATTCTGTTAATATTTATTATGGTTGTTGAAAGGACAGTTTATCAGGTACAGTGTGTGTCTGAGAAGTGTTTATATATCTGTGTGTAACCCATTGCGCTGTGCTCTGCAGCTCTTGCGGATGTTCTTCAGGCAGCAGGAAGAGTTGCGGCGACTGAAGGACGAACTTGCACAGAAGGACATTAAGATTCGACAGCTTGAGCTGGAGCTCAATAACTTAAGGAACAGCCCAAACatcaacaacaataacaacagcagcagcagcaatggtAGCAGCATTTGACATGGGATCTCTGCTGTTTCTGTTGATCTCCTAAAGTGACACACTATAAGCCCCCAGCGCTGCTAAAAACACACGGGCTTCCTAACACTCAAATATCCTTCAAGACCACAGGAGAACAAGCGCTtgacttcatgaagcagtgtttcacTCTGACCCTCGGTGTTGACCCCACAGCTGCCGTGTACTAAGTCAACTTTATTGGACTGATGATTCACTAACCTTGTGAAAACTCTTCCATCTTCAGTCACACTGCCGGTCTGCCTGCAGTTAATTGATTCTCCCTATATAGATTGATTTTGGTACAAGCTATTCATTGCATTATCATCTCATAATTGTAGactttaaatattacaattatttatttaatttcttcttttttttcccctttgtgCTATTAGCCCTTGTTCTAAACCGCTTAATAAACTCCATATAGAGATAAACATAAATAAGGTCAAACAGACATGCTTCACGCATCAAGCTGTTATCTTGTGTAAACACTACTTCTATTGCATCATTAGGATATGACCCACAGTGCTGTTTTAATGTAGAAACTCAAGCACCACAGTCTGGTAATCTTACACGACTGATGACTTTTACCCAATTGACATGCTCCTAAATCCTGAAGTATCGAGTTTGTATCTATATAAATTGGGAACTCTGTTTCTTCACATAATTTAGATCCTCTTCACATTGTGTAATATGAAATATGTGCAAGTCAGTCTATATAAGCAATATAGTTTatataattcaaatgggtcttcatttaaataaacttaGTGAGAGGATTCTACAATATTTGGATGAATTAATGtcagaatacatttttaaaaattacactTTGCAGCTGAAAAAAAATCCACTAATTGTAAAATCCAGTCATGAAATGAATTAGTAATAGATTTAGTATTTGAGACCTACACTGTAGTTTCTTAGGAAAGATCaaggaaagattttttttattattattctataaGATAAATTAATGGTAATTCTTTGTTTTAAAGACCGACTGTGATTTATACAGCATAATGGagcattgttatttttattaacatttcaaTCAAACCTATATTTATTgatttcaattttcaattcttacTTTTAAATGAAGTTTTCAGGTCTGTAGCTTGTAACCATGAATTTATCCTTGCCGTCCTGATGTAATATTCAAATTATTGACCTCTTATAGCCTACAAATTGCTTTTTAGATGGGATGTAAattgttgtaaaatgcattgtATTCCGCTTTGAACTTTCAGGGTAAgccatttcaaatgttttgttgtaaagTGTACAAATTCCTTGTGGGCAAATATATTATGCGCGCCACAAAACACTGCAGATGCAGTCACGCTCCTCAGTGCGCACTGCGCTGTAAAGGTTAACCTATTAATTGTACTGAACAAACTGAAagagttcattttttaaacctATGATCTGATGTGTTAAATTGTTATCCTTTGTCAAACTGACTGATCGCTTGATTCCTGAattaaatactatagtaatttatagtaaatactatatgTTTACtatgtgtttttgaaccatactatagtaaattgtactgtatatagcctattatttacaacactttgttaatgaatgctacagcatactgtagtattaactatagtgaactgataaactgtaataaatactgtagtatactttagtttttactacagtaaactgttgTGTATTAgagtataatataccctatagttgtagaaaacttagtacagtattgggtaaagtaatttgtttatattaccaTAGTTGTTATAAtaccacagcaactatagaattaccacaacaaatgcattcaagtactttactatagtatatATACTATAGCTTATATACTatatggttcaaaaacattatagtatttactataaattactatagtattttttcatgtggACAGTGGTTATAAATAAACTCTCAAACCTCACTGGACCAGCACGGAAAGCAAAGTAGGTCCACCTCTGAATACAGCCAGTCAGTGTTTGGCATCGCTGTCACTATTTAATTAAAACGCTATGAACATAAAGCTTTGCATATATGTTGCCTcataaaacaataacataaacTCCAGC is a genomic window of Megalobrama amblycephala isolate DHTTF-2021 linkage group LG3, ASM1881202v1, whole genome shotgun sequence containing:
- the coro2ba gene encoding coronin-2B isoform X1; the encoded protein is MTVTKMSWRPTYRSSKFRNVYGKVANREHCFEGIPITKNVHDNHFCAVNAKFLAIVTESAGGGSFVVIPVTQFGRIDPHYPKVCGHQGNVLDIKWNPFHDNIIASCSEDSSVRIWEIPDEGLRRNLTESVLELYGHSRRVGLIEWHPTTSGILFSAGYDYKILIWNLEIGEPVKMIDCHTDVILCMSFNTEGSLLATSCKDKKLRVIEPRSGKVLQQEANFKNHKVNRVVFLGNMKRLLTTGVSRWNTRQIALWDQEDLSMPIIEEEIDGLSGLLFPFYDADTHMLYLAGKGDGNIRYYEISPEKPYMQYLMEFRSPAPQKGLGVMPKHGLDVGACEVFRFYKLVTLKGLIEPISMIVPRRSETYQEDIYPMTPGTEPALSADEWLSGINRGPVLMSLKEGYNRPNKLVFKAPVKEKKGGVVNGIDLLENVPPRTENELLRMFFRQQEELRRLKDELAQKDIKIRQLELELNNLRNSPNINNNNNSSSSNGSSI
- the coro2ba gene encoding coronin-2B isoform X3, whose product is MSWRPTYRSSKFRNVYGKVANREHCFEGIPITKNVHDNHFCAVNAKFLAIVTESAGGGSFVVIPVTQFGRIDPHYPKVCGHQGNVLDIKWNPFHDNIIASCSEDSSVRIWEIPDEGLRRNLTESVLELYGHSRRVGLIEWHPTTSGILFSAGYDYKILIWNLEIGEPVKMIDCHTDVILCMSFNTEGSLLATSCKDKKLRVIEPRSGKVLQQEANFKNHKVNRVVFLGNMKRLLTTGVSRWNTRQIALWDQEDLSMPIIEEEIDGLSGLLFPFYDADTHMLYLAGKGDGNIRYYEISPEKPYMQYLMEFRSPAPQKGLGVMPKHGLDVGACEVFRFYKLVTLKGLIEPISMIVPRRSETYQEDIYPMTPGTEPALSADEWLSGINRGPVLMSLKEGYNRPNKLVFKAPVKEKKGGVVNGIDLLENVPPRTENELLRMFFRQQEELRRLKDELAQKDIKIRQLELELNNLRNSPNINNNNNSSSSNGSSI
- the coro2ba gene encoding coronin-2B isoform X2, giving the protein MTVTKMSWRPTYRSSKFRNVYGKVANREHCFEGIPITKNVHDNHFCAVNAKFLAIVTESAGGGSFVVIPVTQFGRIDPHYPKVCGHQGNVLDIKWNPFHDNIIASCSEDSSVRIWEIPDEGLRRNLTESVLELYGHSRRVGLIEWHPTTSGILFSAGYDYKILIWNLEIGEPVKMIDCHTDVILCMSFNTEGSLLATSCKDKKLRVIEPRSGKVLQEANFKNHKVNRVVFLGNMKRLLTTGVSRWNTRQIALWDQEDLSMPIIEEEIDGLSGLLFPFYDADTHMLYLAGKGDGNIRYYEISPEKPYMQYLMEFRSPAPQKGLGVMPKHGLDVGACEVFRFYKLVTLKGLIEPISMIVPRRSETYQEDIYPMTPGTEPALSADEWLSGINRGPVLMSLKEGYNRPNKLVFKAPVKEKKGGVVNGIDLLENVPPRTENELLRMFFRQQEELRRLKDELAQKDIKIRQLELELNNLRNSPNINNNNNSSSSNGSSI